Proteins encoded by one window of Gigantopelta aegis isolate Gae_Host unplaced genomic scaffold, Gae_host_genome ctg2572_pilon_pilon, whole genome shotgun sequence:
- the LOC121391512 gene encoding LOW QUALITY PROTEIN: TBC1 domain family member 10A-like (The sequence of the model RefSeq protein was modified relative to this genomic sequence to represent the inferred CDS: inserted 1 base in 1 codon), with protein MNDPARDNIREREQKWLKMMANWKEWMEHKSARLKERCRKGIPDSLRGRAWMLLSGANEQDLRLVLKAYAMYNEKTGYCQAMAPXAATLLMHMPAEHAFWCLVQICEQYLPGYYSPGLSKLPPTNPNEVHKGLDPVLYCTEWFMSIYSRSLPWPSVLRVWDMFFFEGVKILLKTALALLSLCFSKQKSRDECPG; from the exons ATGAACGATCCTGCTCGGGACAAT ATAAGAGAAAGAGAGCAAAAATGGCTGAAAATGATGGCTAACTGGAAGGAATGGATGGAGCACAAAAGTGCTAGA CTAAAGGAACGTTGTCGTAAAGGTATCCCTGATTCACTTAGAGGTCGAGCTTGGATGCTATTATCTGGAGCTAATGAAC AGGATCTCAGACttgttttaaaggcatatgCTATGTACAATGAGAAGACTGGTTATTGTCAA GCTATGGCTC TTGCGGCTACACTGTTGATGCATATGCCAGCAGAA CATGCTTTCTGGTGTTTAGTGCAAATATGCGAACAATACTTACCAGGATATTACAGCCCTGGACTG TCCAAGCTTCCACCCACTAATCCTAACGAGGTCCACAAAGGTCTTGATCCAGTCCTGTATTGTACAGAGTGGTTCATGAGTATATACTCTCGTTCATTACCTTGGCCAAGTGTCCTAAGAGTTTGGGACATGTTCTTCTTTGAGGgagttaaaatattattaaaaacagcaCTGGCTTTGTTGAGTTTATGTTTCTCTAAACAAAAGAGCAGAGATGAATGCCCAGGGTAa
- the LOC121391514 gene encoding gelsolin-like protein 1, which translates to MAGLVKAKKYDWKDSNLALFGSDLERKVKKEAAQTEKAWIGAGKKVGLQIWRIVKFKVTVWPDDQYGQFFNGDSYIILKTYKEPPSEELKYNLHFGIGQYSTQDEYGTAAYKTVELDTLLDDKPIQHREVMGYESDLFKSYFSSITLLEGGADTGFRHVEPTKYKHRLFHFHRDNKHNVVVRERPLSKHCLNSSSVFVLDLGLEIYQWNGQTCNKDEKFKAGHYLSSLKGSRGGKPEIDTLEEWDTPETHKFFTFLSPDPPEDIDGDDEIDDSFKPSLFRLSNESGSLKFNLVSEGSIPKASLDPKDVFIADTGKQCFVWIGSAASNEEKKNAMSYATVSQLHH; encoded by the exons ATGGCTGGTCTTGTAAAAGCTAAAAAATACGACTGGAAGGATAGCAATCTAGCTCTCTTTGGATCAGATCTAGAGAGAAAG GTCAAAAAAGAGGCAGCTCAAACGGAAAAGGCTTGGATTGGAGCTGGAAAGAAAGTTGGACTTCAGATATGGCGTATTGTGAAATTTAAG GTAACTGTATGGCCTGATGATCAATATGGTCAATTCTTCAATGGAGATTCCTACATCATCCTTAAAACTTACAAAGAGCCTCCATCAGAG GAGTTAAAGTATAACCTCCACTTTGGGATTGGTCAGTATTCCACTCAGGATGAGTATGGTACCGCAGCATACAAGACTGTGGAACTGGATACTTTG ttgGACGACAAACCAATTCAACATCGTGAGGTGATGGGCTATGAATCAGACCTCTTCAAGTCCTATTTCTCTTCTATTACTCTGTTAGAGGGAGG AGCTGATACAGGATTCCGACATGTTGAACCCACTAAATACAAACATCGTCTTTTCCATTTCCACCGTGATAACAAA CATAATGTTGTGGTACGTGAGCGTCCTCTTAGCAAGCATTGCCTGAACTCCAGTAGTGTCTTTGTATTGGATTTAGGTCTGGAGATCTATCag TGGAATGGTCAAACATGCAACAAAGATGAAAAGTTTAAAGCTGGTCACTACCTCTCAAGCCTAAAG GGAAGTCGTGGTGGTAAGCCAGAAATTGATACACTTG AGGAATGGGATACCCCAGAGACGCACAAGTTTTTCACCTTTCTATCTCCTGATCCTCCAGAGGATATTGATGGAGATGAT GAAATTGATGACAGCTTCAAGCCATCATTATTCAG GCTGAGTAATGAAAGTGGCAGCTTGAAGTTCAATCTTGTCTCTGAAGGCTCTATACCTAAAGCTTCTCTTGATCCCAAAGATG TATTTATTGCTGATACTGgtaaacaatgttttgtttggaTTGGTAGCGCAGCCAGTAATGAAGAGAAGAAGAACGCAATGTCTTATGCTACTGTAAGTCAACTACACCACTag